DNA from Agarilytica rhodophyticola:
GGTCCTTCGATAATACGTGTAAATAGGAATTGCTCTCCATTTATACTTGTTCGATAGAGCTTTGCTGGTCTATTACTTCCCCGACGCATATTGCCGGTTTCTTCTATACATCCAGAATCTAGCATTCTCTTCCTGAATGACTTTTTCTCTATTCCTGTACCGATAATTATTTCAAAAGTTTCCTGTAAATCCGTTAGGGTAAACTCATCAGATAACAGGTTTACCGGTAAAGAGGTATACAATACTTTTGCTTTTAGTCGTTCATGGCAAGCTGTTAATACCTCATTATGATCAAAAGCAAGTTTATAGTCGTTTTTTGCTTCTTCCACTGGAACCCATGCAATGTCTTCCGTTGTTTCGGTTAGTGATAGGTCAAGCTCTTTTGAAGAAATAAGTGCAAGATAAGCTATGGTGACAGACCAACCCCTCGGGTCACGCTTTTTGTTGCCAAATGATCCGACTTGTTCTAAGTAAGGTGATTTTACACCTGTCTTCTCCTTTAATTTTCTATGAGCGGTGCTATCTAAGTTTTTATCTTTATCTAGATCTATAAATCCTCCTGGTAACGCCCATTTACCTTTTGCAGGAAAATTTGCTCTTTTAATTAAAAGCACACAAAGTTCACTATCTCTCAAAGAAAATATACCCATATCTACCGATGTCAATGGAACATCAAATTGGTGGATATCGTAATTTTCCAGAAACTCTTTCTCTGATGGATAGATCTGCTCTTTATACATGGCTAATAGAAGGTTAGATAAAAATACATTGACATTATGTTAGTGTGACACTATCTTAGTGTTAAAGAGACACTAAGTCAATAATTAACAAACCTAAAAACAAAAATAGAAAATATAAACGTAAAAAAGTAAAAAAATATAGGAAATTCTTAAATGGAAAGTAAAAAATTAAAAAAGGGAAGTAAGCTTCTGAGCTATGTGTTGAGGCATGCCCCTGAAGTAATTGGCTTGACTCTAGATACCCAGGGTTGGGCTTTAGTCAGTGATATCGTCAAGTTAACTGAGCGTGGCAATACAAAGCTCACACGGCAGATGATCGAGTATATTGTTGCAAATAATGATAAGCAACGCTTTAGCTTTGATGATTCTGGGAAAAAAATCCGAGCGAATCAAGGGCACTCCATTACTGTAGATCTAGGTCTAGAAGCTCAGGTTCCTCCAGAGGTTTTATATCACGGAACAGCTTCACACCACTTGAGGCACATTCTTAAAGATGGCTTAGCTAAGAAAAATCGACACCATGTACATTTGACTAAGGATGATACTACCGCAACAGTTGTGGGCCAAAGGCATGGCAAAGTAGTGATTTTAAAAGTGGATTCGCTGGCAATGTACAATGATGGTTATCTATTCTATGTCTCTAGCAATGGCGTTTGGTTAACAGACCATGTGCCCACAGAATTTATTGAGGTTGTATCCCAGTCTAATACAATATAGCTGAGCATATGGATTTGCGGATCTGTAGAATCTAATTAACCAAGCTGTTCTTTTAAGAATTCAATAAAAGCTTTTGTTTTTGCAGGCATGGCTCTGCCGCTTGGTATAAGTGCGTTTACCGGTGGGCCTGGTATCGCGCTTTCTGGAAACAGTTCTACCAACTCCCCGTTTTTAATGGCTGAGTTTAGTGCTTTATCGTAAGTTTGAGCGATGCCTAAACCTGAAATAACAGATTCTATAAAAGATCTGCCATCACTAAAAACGGCTAGAGGCGAGGGTGTCATTTCTGTTATTTCGTTATTGGATTCTTGAAACATCCAAGTGCGAAGCTTACCGGTATGTAATCGATATAATATTGCATCGTGATTTCGCAATTCTCCTAAATTCTTAGGTGTTCCCTTTTTCGATAAATATTCAGGTGATGCACACAAAATGCGTTTAGTATCGCAGAGTTTTTTTGCAATAAATGTGCTGTCATCCAGGTTACCGATTCTGACTACAATATCCCACTCGCCTTGGATAGCGTCTTCGAAGCGATCTGACAGGGATAGCTCAATAGAAACTTTGGGGTGCGTTTGAGTAAAGATGGGGAGGGATTTAACTACGTCGCGGCCAATTCCTATTGGTAAATTCACTCGTAGGCGGCCCGCGGCTTCATCTTTTCTGGCATCCAGAAGTAACTTAGCTTCATTGATCGTATCGATAGCGTGTTTCGCTGCATCGAGAAAGATTTTTCCTTCCTCGGTTAATCGAATGCTACGTGTTGTGCGGTTAAACAGTTTTAGGCCTAGTTCCTCTTCCAGTCTTTTAACCGCTTTACCCGTACTTGATTTGGTCGAGTTCATGGAAGCTGCCGCGAGCGTGAAGCTACCGTATTCAGCAACGGCAATAAAGGCGACGATTTCATTTAACAGAGCATGTTGGAACATCTATTGTGTCCTGAGAGGATACTATGAGTCTCAAACTAGCATGTTTATCCTATAAAACTCAACATTTAAACTGCTCCTATTGGTTGAACGCAGACGCTTCTTAGTAAGAGTCACCTTAAAAATGAGAAGAGTGATGCAACCATATCATATACGCGCGATCTTACTTTAACTTAATACCATAAATGAGGAATAGACTATGTCTCTTCAAGAACAACTTGATGCATTTAAAGAACAGTTCAAAAAACAGGCTCCGGAGGGTGCCATTGAGGCCTTCGCGAGATCTTCTCAAGAATTAGCCGATAGCGGTCAAGTAGAAAAATCACTCAAGGTGGGTGATAAAGCTCCTCGTGCCGTATTGTTAGATCCCAATGGAGATGAAGTGACATTAGAGGAACTTCTTGCCAAGGGCCCTGTAGTTTTGACGTTTTATCGTGGTGTTTGGTGTCCATATTGCAATATAGATTTAAAAGCATTGGAAGCCGTTGCCGACGATATTCGCGCTAAAGGTGCTACATTAGTTGCTATCTCTATGCAGGGGGCGGCAGACAGTCGTAAATCCCAAAGAGATAACAAATTGAGTTACCCAATTCTTACCGATAAGGCCGGCGAGCTTGCAGATAAATTTGGTATTCGTTGGACGCTACAACCTTATGTTGTTGATTTTCACAAAATGTTTAACGTCATTTTACCGACTATCCATGGTGATGATAAATGGAACTTGCCTATGCCAGCACGTTACGTTATCGATACCGATGGAACTATTGCTTATGCCGAGGTGAATCCAGATTATACTCGCCGTCCAGAGCCAAGTGATTTATTCCCTGTGCTCGATAAGCTGCAACAGACGACAATAGCGTAGTATTAAATATTAGAAGCCTCTTTAATGTAACTAGTCATATATTAAAGAGGTTAATAGATATCTATAAATAGTCGTCTAAGGTTAGCGTCAAAACTGCCTTTATTTTTTACTTAAATACTTATATAAGCAATATTTCTTTCTCTATTCCTACTTCTTTTCAAAAATATCATCTTCGCTGAATCGTACTTTTGTAAGCTTTTGGTTGTCGTCATTTTCAGACCTATAGCCAAACGCAAGTGCTACTAAACTTGTATAGTCGGACGTAGCAAGCCCCAATATTTCATCGTACGTATTGCGGTTAATACCTTCCATTGGGCAGCTATCGATCCCCAGTAGAGCAGCAGTTGTTATTGCCGATCCCAAGGCGATATACGCCTGTTTATTAATCCAGATAGCTTGATCTTCAGCGGATTTTTTTGCACAAGTTTCTGTTAGCATTTTACTGAAATCCTCAATGGAAGACTTCTCAATTTGTCTTATATTTACAATACTGTTGAAATATTTTTCCAGGTAATCAGTGCTTATGTGTTTCAAACCAGCGATAACAATTAATTTTGAAGATGTCAAGATTTTAGGTGCGTTTAATTTTACACAATCAGCCAAACTTTGCTTAATCTCACCGCTTTCTACTTCAATAAATTTCCATGGTTGTAGGCCGAAAGAGGAGGGGGATAGCCTTAGGGATTGTTTGATAGTATGCCAATCTTTATTGGTAATTTGAGCTCTTGTATTAAATATCTTTGTAGCATATCGCCAACGTAATGCGTCGATAATAGTATCTACATCTTTTGTATTCATAATTCCTCCGCAGGATAATCATTATTGCAATTAGACTTAAAATTTAAGTAGTGTGCGTCTGTCTAAGTCTTAATATTATGTCTTTGCGCTAAATTTTGAAGTTGCTTGTCTATTCTTCTAAGCAAACCCCAGCTAATACTCATATTTTATGGAAACTTAGGTAATTTATAGCGAGGTGGTTTAGCAGTGTGTAGGAGACAACAACTTATTTTAAATATGGTACAGATACTTTAAAGCCGGCGTTTTTCTCTTAGGAAAAAACACCGGCTTTAATTGTTCATTTTTTAAATGTTTTATTGTATTTGTGGACTAATTTGAGATGTTGTTACGCTGTGCTTTTCTGATCCGTCAAAAACATGTATAAACGTTTCTGGAAGCGGGCGTCTACGGTAATTATCGGTTTCGTCTCCGAACAATACATTTCCTTCTTCATCTAGTGCAATGACTGTTGCCATAACAGTATCTTTAGGGTAGCCAGGCATGCCAACGGGAGAGCCGTCGATATCTTCGATACCTAACACCTTTGCTCCTTTTAGATCTTCGTCTTGCAGAATTTCGAAGTGATGGGGTAGGTTTAGTTTGTCAGCGAGTGCCTTTGAATTTTCAAAGCCTTGATTTGAGATAAATTTAACCTTTACACCGTCTTGCATGAGCTTTTGTGCATGCTTTTTTACTTCTTTCAGTTGATTCATACAGAATGGACACCAGTTAGCTCGGAAAAAAATCAAAAGCGTTTTAGAGCCATTAAAGGATGTGGAAGATACATCAGATTTATCTAGTCGCTTAAAGTGCATCTCAGGGAGTCTTTGACCTTTGATGATAGCTTGACTTTTTTCGCGCTGATAATAAGAAAAAGACCATACATACCAGTGCAGTGACACAAAGCCCAGAATGGCAATGCCAAGAGGAATAAATTGTGCCGCGGTCAGTACTATCTGAGAACTATATAGTGTATAGATAACCAAGGTTAAGCCAACAAGATTAATCAATTGAAGGGCAGGTAATCTTTCTGATGTTCTTGAAATACTGAGTGCGTTTGTTAATACCATGAGGAAAAAAGGCAAAGGTAATGTTGCCAGCAGTGCACCCACCCAAACTAGGTTGCCCCCTGATATATAGATCATAATACCTGATCCTATGCCACTTAACATGTTAGATAGAAACATTGGGAGAATAAGTTTTGTCTTCATTTTAAGCTCCTATAGCGTTTGGTTAATTGTCAAAACTTGAGCGCCATATTAGTGCTTTTTGCTAGCGTGATAAGCACCTCAGATAGAGGAACAATGTTTCCAAAACGAATACAATCAATGAGATTTAGCAAAACTATCGTTTTATAGATTTTATAAAAAATGAACAAACAAATGGTAGATATAGAGATGTATCTGTTTATATTTATATGGTAGGGCGATTAGTTCTCTTCTTTTCTCAGTATCCGATATCGTATGTTATTTAGAGTCTAAACGTATCCTTTCTCTCTTTTGTATCAAAAACGGAAACACTCAATCTGCAATCGCGATCTTTATCATTATTCTCTTGGCCTCTAAAGTATCAACCGTCCTAGCAACAGATGAAGACTCAAAAGATACTGTTTTTAGCTCTCATGTTTTTAAAGCTGATTTTTTTAAAATAAAGACCTTAAAAACTATTGTCTTAAAATATAAAACTATTTTTATAAGTTACTAACGGGAGATATCATGTCACTGGTAAATGAACTCAATACCTTTAAAGCTGAATTTTTAAGTAAAGTTGATCAGAATGCTATTTCTATCATGGAAGCAGCAGCGGCTGATTTAGAAAATGAATTTCGTACGCGAACTTTGTTAACCGTAGGCGATAAAGCACCAGATTTTACACTTCCTTCTGCCAATGGCGATTCCATTACATTGTCAGAAAAATTAAAAGATGGGCCCGTCATTATTTCATTCTATCGAGGGGACTGGTGCCCCTATTGTAATTTGGAGTTACGTGCATATCAAAATATTCTCCCAGAGATTAAAGCTGCTGGTGGTAACCTTATTGCGATCTCACCACAAACACCAGACTCTTCACTTTCAACGACAGAAAAAAATAATCTTGAGTTTGACGTACTTTCCGATGTTGGTTCAAACGTTTCGCAAAGTTATAAAGTTGCCTTTGTGTTGCCGCAAGCATTACAAGACCTTTACACCAAGTTTGGCGGTCATTTACCTAAGTACAATGGTAGCGATGATTGGGTATTGCCTGTGCCTGCAACTTTTGTCATCGATCGCGACTTAAATATCGTGTTAGCTAATATCGATACAGATTATCAAAACAGACTTGAACCTGAAGATACTCTGGCTGCAATAAAAGCACTTGACAACTAATAATATGATTTTTTTCGCCAATGCTAAATGCATAGTCCTTATAAAGTGAAGTAGTTAACTAAGAGAAATAAGACCATGAACATATTAGACAGTAAAATTTTGATTACAGGTGCCAATCGCGGTATTGGCTTATCGTTAGTGGATAAAGCACTAGCGCAAGGTGCAGCAAAAATTTATGCAACTTATCGCTCGCAGAGTAACCTTTCGGTTCTAGAAGCTTATGATGAACGAGTGGTGCCGATTTATTTGGATCTCGGTGATAAATCAACAATGACAAAACTTCCAGAATTAGTGCCGTCTTTAAATATCCTCATTAATAACGCAGGTATATTTACGGCTGAAAGTTTACTAGAGGATACTGAAATACAATTACGTAACGATCTTGAGACTAATTTTTTTGGAACACTCGCAGTTACTAAAGCATTGTTGCCTATTTTAGAACGAGAGCAAGCTGCTGCTATTATCAATATATCGAGTATTGCAGGTCTCGCCGCAATGCCAAGTTTTGGAGGGTATTCGGTATCTAAGGCCGCCATTCACTCAATGACACAGTCAATTCGAGGCAAACTCAAAGCGTCTGACATCTCGGTGCATGGTGTCTATCCAGGGCCTGTAGCGACCCGTTTGACGGAAGACTTTGATATGGAAACAACAGCAGCTCCAGTGGTCGCTGAAAATATTTTGAATGGAGTTGCGCAAGGGATTGAGGAAATATTTCCAGATACTCTATCACAACAAGTTGGGCCGCTTTTTTTGAGCTCGCCTAAATCCTTAGAACAGAACTTTGCTGAATTCTAAGTGTAGGTTTTGGTGCTAGGCCTTAGTCCATTGCAAAACATTAATGTTTCTTAATTCACAGGTAAACGGTTATGAATGATTTTAAAATACATACTACTGAAAGCGCTCCGAAAGCATCTAAACCAGTGCTGGAAGCGGCAAAGAAAAAAATGGGTTTCATCCCAAATCTTATGGCGACCATGGCTGAGTCACCGGTTATGATCGAAAGCTATCTTACGCTGATGGGATTATTTGATAAAACAGAACTGAGTGAGACAGAACGTCAAATTATTCTAATGACAAATAATCGATTAAATGCCTGTACTTACTGCATGGCGGCACATACGGCTGTATCGAAAATGTCTGGTGTAGACAATGACGTCATTGCGGCTTTGCGCAGTGGTACACCTATTAATGATCCTAAGCTCGAAGCTTTGCGCACGTTTGCCATTATTATTAACGAATCCCGCGGATGGGCCTCAGAGGAGCAAGTTGCTACATTCCTCGCAGCCGGCTATACCAAGCAAACAGTTTTGGACGTAATTGTTGGAACCAGTCTTAAAGTGCTTTCTAATTACAGTACTCATATTGTCGAGCCAGAACTGGATGCTGCCTTTGCTCAAGTGGCATGGACTAAGGATATGGTTTCAGTCGCTTAATTGTTATCGCATACAAAAGATCCCCTTATATAGTTGTTAGTGTTAAAGAGGTATGATTTCGTGAAGAATCTCAATATACATTTGGCTGAGCTTCAAATGAAAGTTGAATCGGGAGTGGAACCGTATAATCTTACGCCACAACAAGTTAAAATCATTCGTGAGTTTGACAAACAGCTAAGAGAAACTGGGATTTTGGATCGCACCATCCGTCCGGGGTTTAAGTTTCCTGATTTTGCTCTGCCAAACCAATACGGTAGTATGGTCGAATTGGGGAATTTATTAGAGCGCGGCCCAGTTGTTATGAATTTTTTTCGCGGTATATGGTGTCCATATTGCAACCTTGAACTTCAGGTATTGCAGAAGTCATTAATAGAATTTGAGGGTGCGGGGGCTTCGCTGGTTGCAATATCTCCCCAAGTGTCGGTAATGAACAAGCGAATCGCTCACCAAAACGGTTTACGATTTGAAATCTTATCCGATACAGGTAATTCTTTGGCCAAAAAAATAGGTATTAGCTATCATCTAAGTAGGGAGTTGATAAACCGAGTGTATAAATCACTGGGTGCTGAATTATCGGTGTTTAATGGCGATGATAGCTGGCAGTTACCTTTAACATCGCGCTTTGTAATTGATATTGACGCAACGGTTATTTCCTCAAATGTCGATGTTGACTTTCGCAAGCGACCAGATCCGAGAGAAACGTTAGCGGTGGTTAAAGCTATGACGCGTCGTACTTCCATTTGATAAAAAGTAGGATCATTTATGACTGAACACAATATGCACTCACTACACAAAGGTGAACGCTATATTCAGAAGCGAAGACATACACCTATTGAACTAACGGAGCAGATCCCGAATTATATTTATACCGATATGCCTCAACAGCATGCTGATTTTTATCGTGAGTTGCCCTATTTGCCTCTCGCTGTGTTAGATGAGCAAGGCCGTCCGTGGGCCAGTTTATTGGTGACTAAATCGAACAGTGACTCTTCGGTTGGCATTCAGGTGTCTTTGAAAAATGCGTTAAATATTGTATCTCCAGTCAATAATTTTGATCCTTTTATTCGAGCTTTAAAACAAATAGATTTTGCTTCTGGCAATGAAGATGTGTATTTTGCTGGCGTTGGTATTGATTTTTCTAATCGACGACGCAATAAGATCGCGGGAAAAATACAGTCAGCCGAGTTTGATTCAGCTAGTAAACTCAGCCTTAGTCTTGCGTCTAATGAACATCTAGGAAATTGTCCAAAATACATCACTATTCGCGCGTTGGAGCCTTACCATCGCAATGCGGAAAGTAGTATGGATCGATTTGAGTCTTGCCAGTCGCCATTACCGTTGTCATGCAAGAATCATATTAATCAGGCGAGTACAGTATTTTTAGCTACAAAGCATATGCCTAATAATAAAAGTGAGGAGAGCGAGCGGGCCAAGATGGGATTCAACCATCGTGGTGGAGCTCCCGGTTTTGTTCGTGTTTACGAAGAAGTTGATACTGCTTCAGCTGATGGAAGTGTTACTACATTTCTGGTGTTACCTGATTTTTCAGGCAATCGCTTTTATCAATCGCTAGGAAATATTCAGTGTAATGAACTCGTGGGCTTAGCTTTTCCTAATTTTAGCAATGGCGATATGTTATATATTACCGGAAAAGCTGAAAACCTGTTTGACGAAGATGCTCAAGCATTGATGCCGCGTACCAGTTTAGTCACGCGTATTCGAGTCACTGGTGCGGTTTTTGTAAAACAGAGCTTGAATTTACAAATGGTGTCGGATGAGCAATATTCACCTTACAATCCGCCGGTGAGATACTTGCGCCAAGAATTAGAAGAAATGGGACATTCAAGTGAGGCTAGCACAGGATTAGAGTCAGAGATGACGGCTCGTTTAGTTTCAGCTAAAAAATTGACCGAAAGCATAACTACTTTTACCTTTCAACTGTCCGCAGCTATTGAGACACGTTTTCCTGGTGGCTTTGGTATCTTCGATTTTTCAGAGGTATTGGACACGGGATATAATCATATGAATGAATTTAACCCTCAAATGGTTAATGAAGATTATATTCGTACATGGACTCTATCAAGTGCTCCCAACTTTGATTACTACACAAAGCAGTTTGTTCCTGTTGATCAGATTGACATTACGGTGAAACGTAAGCCGGGAGGATTAGTTTCTAACTTCCTTCATGACAGCGGTACTTCTTCTATCGAGTCTGATCGAGATATGGAGGTGAAACTTAAAGGTACGGGGGTTGGGTTTAGCTGCTTTTACCTGGAGACACCG
Protein-coding regions in this window:
- a CDS encoding RNA 2'-phosphotransferase — translated: MESKKLKKGSKLLSYVLRHAPEVIGLTLDTQGWALVSDIVKLTERGNTKLTRQMIEYIVANNDKQRFSFDDSGKKIRANQGHSITVDLGLEAQVPPEVLYHGTASHHLRHILKDGLAKKNRHHVHLTKDDTTATVVGQRHGKVVILKVDSLAMYNDGYLFYVSSNGVWLTDHVPTEFIEVVSQSNTI
- a CDS encoding NAD(P)H-dependent oxidoreductase, whose amino-acid sequence is MNTKDVDTIIDALRWRYATKIFNTRAQITNKDWHTIKQSLRLSPSSFGLQPWKFIEVESGEIKQSLADCVKLNAPKILTSSKLIVIAGLKHISTDYLEKYFNSIVNIRQIEKSSIEDFSKMLTETCAKKSAEDQAIWINKQAYIALGSAITTAALLGIDSCPMEGINRNTYDEILGLATSDYTSLVALAFGYRSENDDNQKLTKVRFSEDDIFEKK
- a CDS encoding SDR family NAD(P)-dependent oxidoreductase → MNILDSKILITGANRGIGLSLVDKALAQGAAKIYATYRSQSNLSVLEAYDERVVPIYLDLGDKSTMTKLPELVPSLNILINNAGIFTAESLLEDTEIQLRNDLETNFFGTLAVTKALLPILEREQAAAIINISSIAGLAAMPSFGGYSVSKAAIHSMTQSIRGKLKASDISVHGVYPGPVATRLTEDFDMETTAAPVVAENILNGVAQGIEEIFPDTLSQQVGPLFLSSPKSLEQNFAEF
- a CDS encoding peroxiredoxin-like family protein; translation: MSLQEQLDAFKEQFKKQAPEGAIEAFARSSQELADSGQVEKSLKVGDKAPRAVLLDPNGDEVTLEELLAKGPVVLTFYRGVWCPYCNIDLKALEAVADDIRAKGATLVAISMQGAADSRKSQRDNKLSYPILTDKAGELADKFGIRWTLQPYVVDFHKMFNVILPTIHGDDKWNLPMPARYVIDTDGTIAYAEVNPDYTRRPEPSDLFPVLDKLQQTTIA
- a CDS encoding NUDIX hydrolase, whose translation is MYKEQIYPSEKEFLENYDIHQFDVPLTSVDMGIFSLRDSELCVLLIKRANFPAKGKWALPGGFIDLDKDKNLDSTAHRKLKEKTGVKSPYLEQVGSFGNKKRDPRGWSVTIAYLALISSKELDLSLTETTEDIAWVPVEEAKNDYKLAFDHNEVLTACHERLKAKVLYTSLPVNLLSDEFTLTDLQETFEIIIGTGIEKKSFRKRMLDSGCIEETGNMRRGSNRPAKLYRTSINGEQFLFTRIIEGPRS
- a CDS encoding LysR family transcriptional regulator — translated: MFQHALLNEIVAFIAVAEYGSFTLAAASMNSTKSSTGKAVKRLEEELGLKLFNRTTRSIRLTEEGKIFLDAAKHAIDTINEAKLLLDARKDEAAGRLRVNLPIGIGRDVVKSLPIFTQTHPKVSIELSLSDRFEDAIQGEWDIVVRIGNLDDSTFIAKKLCDTKRILCASPEYLSKKGTPKNLGELRNHDAILYRLHTGKLRTWMFQESNNEITEMTPSPLAVFSDGRSFIESVISGLGIAQTYDKALNSAIKNGELVELFPESAIPGPPVNALIPSGRAMPAKTKAFIEFLKEQLG
- a CDS encoding carboxymuconolactone decarboxylase family protein, which codes for MNDFKIHTTESAPKASKPVLEAAKKKMGFIPNLMATMAESPVMIESYLTLMGLFDKTELSETERQIILMTNNRLNACTYCMAAHTAVSKMSGVDNDVIAALRSGTPINDPKLEALRTFAIIINESRGWASEEQVATFLAAGYTKQTVLDVIVGTSLKVLSNYSTHIVEPELDAAFAQVAWTKDMVSVA
- a CDS encoding peroxiredoxin-like family protein, with amino-acid sequence MSLVNELNTFKAEFLSKVDQNAISIMEAAAADLENEFRTRTLLTVGDKAPDFTLPSANGDSITLSEKLKDGPVIISFYRGDWCPYCNLELRAYQNILPEIKAAGGNLIAISPQTPDSSLSTTEKNNLEFDVLSDVGSNVSQSYKVAFVLPQALQDLYTKFGGHLPKYNGSDDWVLPVPATFVIDRDLNIVLANIDTDYQNRLEPEDTLAAIKALDN
- a CDS encoding peroxiredoxin family protein — translated: MKTKLILPMFLSNMLSGIGSGIMIYISGGNLVWVGALLATLPLPFFLMVLTNALSISRTSERLPALQLINLVGLTLVIYTLYSSQIVLTAAQFIPLGIAILGFVSLHWYVWSFSYYQREKSQAIIKGQRLPEMHFKRLDKSDVSSTSFNGSKTLLIFFRANWCPFCMNQLKEVKKHAQKLMQDGVKVKFISNQGFENSKALADKLNLPHHFEILQDEDLKGAKVLGIEDIDGSPVGMPGYPKDTVMATVIALDEEGNVLFGDETDNYRRRPLPETFIHVFDGSEKHSVTTSQISPQIQ
- a CDS encoding peroxiredoxin-like family protein; the protein is MKNLNIHLAELQMKVESGVEPYNLTPQQVKIIREFDKQLRETGILDRTIRPGFKFPDFALPNQYGSMVELGNLLERGPVVMNFFRGIWCPYCNLELQVLQKSLIEFEGAGASLVAISPQVSVMNKRIAHQNGLRFEILSDTGNSLAKKIGISYHLSRELINRVYKSLGAELSVFNGDDSWQLPLTSRFVIDIDATVISSNVDVDFRKRPDPRETLAVVKAMTRRTSI